The Marivirga tractuosa DSM 4126 genome contains the following window.
ATTGAATTTGCTGAAGAGGTAAAATATATCTGCTTATCACCAGTAGTTTTATTAACACCAGAGTTTTCAAGTGATAGTGGGAAAAAATTTATACACCCTAGTTCGATCGAATTTGCCGATTTTCTTAAAACAGCTCTTTTAGAAAAAAATGGATTGAATGACCTTGGTGGATTCGAATTTTACCCTGACAGCAATTATCTAAAGAAGTTAGAAGAGCGGGGTAAGAAATATTCTAGAGTATACCCCATATTTGATCAGGATGTGCCATATGAAGTGAGAGGTTATACCTTTCCCTTTACTCTAAAGGCTGCGCCAGAGCTTCATCAATATTTATTTGAAAACGGTGTCGGCTTATTTAATGATAAAGGCTTTGGTATGTTAGACCTGGCCGAAGTCACACCTGGAAGTCAGACAGTTCCTTATTTTACTGGGCAGCTCGAGAATTAAACTGCGTATATC
Protein-coding sequences here:
- the cas6 gene encoding CRISPR-associated endoribonuclease Cas6, producing the protein MRVRLIFKNKEKGATVPFHHQYYLFRFFKGLIKKCGKEEFNDFKHYNFSGLKGQTTVSKSGLHFYSSKITVVFSCSNKDFVDSIIEVLFSLPEIKLNGLTIIPHSVELENDIEFAEEVKYICLSPVVLLTPEFSSDSGKKFIHPSSIEFADFLKTALLEKNGLNDLGGFEFYPDSNYLKKLEERGKKYSRVYPIFDQDVPYEVRGYTFPFTLKAAPELHQYLFENGVGLFNDKGFGMLDLAEVTPGSQTVPYFTGQLEN